One region of Eupeodes corollae chromosome 1, idEupCoro1.1, whole genome shotgun sequence genomic DNA includes:
- the LOC129938914 gene encoding uncharacterized protein LOC129938914 isoform X2, with protein MESSKNPNTKTSQFELMVQFMTSHSDLAKGYLKSPEARQKSKQLWLNLSANLNAEGPPQRDVVGWKKVWADFKVHTKAKLRKNRINISATGGGPPKYYSLNALEEKVIELLDLNQAVDGMQRSLCFGVAHETNSNSQLEDYTESVGASVVGIENADEECIFDTTVDFETSLNTQRAEKENIPRQRITPKKRQNALLENQISHQIEYQNNMFMAMREVNDNLKSIVKYKKRNYELNEKKYTLKKDKQKFAKEKFEFKKLCAIEKNKNLVLKLELKKEILKLKQQQTFNIEDC; from the exons at GGAATCATCAAAAAATCCGAACACGAAGACATCACAATTTGAACTAATGGTGCAATTCATGACTAGCCATTCAGATTTGGCTAAAGGATATTTAAAATCTCCCGAGGCAAGACAAAAGTCCAAACAGTTGTGGCTAAATTTATCTGCAAATTTGAATGCTGAAGGTCCTCCGCAGCGTGATGTTGTCGGTTGGAAAAAG GTTTGGGCTGATTTTAAAGTTCATACGAAAGCTAAGTTAcgaaaaaacagaataaatataTCCGCAACTGGAGGTGGTCCACctaaatattattctttgaaTGCTTTAGAAGAGAAAGTAATTGAGTTGCTAGATTTAAATCAAGCAGTTGATGGGATGCAAAGGTCTCTATGCTTCGGTGTTGCACatgaaacaaattcaaatagcCAGCTCGAAGACTATACAGAAAGTGTAGGAGCATCCGTGGTGGGCATTGAAAATGCTGATGAAGAATGTATATTTGATACTACCGTCGACTTTGAAACAAGTCTGAATACTCAGAGggctgaaaaagaaaatataccaAGACAAAGAATTACACCAAAAAAGCGACAAAATGCATTACTTGAAAATCAAATAAGCCATCAAATCGAATATCAGAACAATATGTTTATGGCTATGAGGGAAGTTAATGATAACTTAAAAAGTATTGTGAAATATAAGAAAAGAAACTATGaacttaatgaaaaaaagtacacactaaaaaaagataaacaaaaatttgcaaaagaaaagtttgagttcaaaaaattgtgtgcaatagaaaaaaacaaaaatttggtattGAAGTtagaactaaaaaaagaaattttaaaacttaagcaACAGCAAACTTTTAACATTGAAGACTGTTAA
- the LOC129938913 gene encoding putative nuclease HARBI1, translated as MDSVGIWFDEESNENEERVQQIQRRWIRDNSNILELSDKSFVQNYRLSKDAFTFILNSISTELNISRRQTSVPNIIKLSATLKFLATGGYQNQIGGDRFAGLAQQTMSKIMSEVLSVIEKVVCPKFINFNMTEEEKRKSKRYFWDKSRIPGVIGVVDGTHIQIIRPATSEQLFFNRKLKHSINAMVICDNTMAIRAVNGRYGGASHDSHIWGLSAERAFLKRNFQNGDRSSWILGDSGYPLEPWILTPYRIASEGSAESKFNEKFSISRSIIERVFGVLKARFRCLLAARELHYTPEKVTQIMNVCCALHNICVKYKVALPDSNQDLVLEDVSDHFSSDQHYVENEEYINIAKRIRNNIRNDLFNS; from the exons atGGATAGTGTAGGAATTTGGTTTGATGAGGAGTCAAATGAAAATGAGGAAAGAGTTCAACAAATACAAAGGAGATGGATACGAGATAATTCCAATATATTGGAGCTCAGCGACAAGAG CTTTGTTCAAAATTACCGCCTGTCTAAGGATGCATTTACATTCATATTAAATAGCATTTCCACAGAACTAAATATTTCCAGAAGACAAACTTCTGTGCCGAATATAATCAAATTATCGGcaacattgaaatttttggcGACAGGCGGATATCAAAACCAAATCGGTGGAGATAGATTTGCGGGACTAGCACAACAAACAATGTCGAAAATAATGAGTGAAGTTTTATCTGTTATAGAAAAGGTTGTTTGTCCGAAGTTCATAAACTTTAATATGACAGAggaggaaaaaagaaaatcgaagCGGTACTTTTGGGATAAATCGCGAATACCCGGTGTGATCGGTGTTGTCGATGGAACCCACATCCAGATCATTAGGCCGGCAACTAGTGAACAGCTTTTCTTTAACAGAAAACTTAAGCATAGTATTAATGCAATGGTG ATATGTGACAATACTATGGCAATAAGGGCAGTTAATGGACGATATGGAGGAGCTTCACACGATTCTCACATCTGGGGACTAAGTGCTGAAAGGGCTTTCCTCAAAAGAAACTTTCAAAACGGTGATCGGTCGTCATGGATCTTAG gagaCTCAGGGTATCCTTTGGAGCCTTGGATTTTGACACCATACAGAATAGCAAGCGAAGGATCTGccgaatcaaaatttaatgaaaaattttcgATTTCAAGGTCAATTATTGAGCGCgtttttggtgttttaaaaGCAAGGTTCAGATGTCTTTTGGCGGCAAGAGAACTTCACTATACACCGGAGAAGGTCACTCAGATTATGAATGTTTGTTGCGCTCTTCATAACATCTGTGTAAAATATAAAGTTGCGTTACCTGATTCAAATCAAGATCTGGTTTTGGAAGATGTTAGTGATCATTTCAGCTCAGATCAACATTATGTAGAAAACGAAGAATATATCAATATAGCAAAAAGGATTCGAAATAATATAAGAAacgatttatttaattcataa
- the LOC129938924 gene encoding uncharacterized protein LOC129938924: protein IIIFQISGANVKLKWKNLKDTFRRVLRKAPRPVSGSEAPPTKPKWPFFEMMAFTRQTIEPDPTEGNLREPESYSMAQNRFFAETISDLLEEEDVTLSSVNMLTNSTPSTSTSCPQNVRKNKNKRASTYNLESEFLELEKERLQILKKEVAKKEEDSDDLQFFKSLLPFMAQFNNFEKLEIRTDIQNIILDKLKNTNKD, encoded by the coding sequence ataattatatttcaaatttcaggAGCCAATGTAAAACTAAAGTGGAAAAACCTAAAAGACACTTTTCGAAGGGTTCTTCGAAAAGCTCCACGTCCAGTATCGGGATCCGAAGCTCCACCAACAAAACCGAAATGgccattttttgaaatgatggcCTTTACGAGGCAGACAATTGAACCCGATCCAACTGAGGGAAATCTTCGAGAACCAGAAAGTTATTCAATGGCTCAAAATCGTTTTTTCGCAGAAACAATATCAGATTTACTGGAAGAAGAGGATGTAACCCTTTCAAGTGTCAATATGCTTACAAACAGCACTCCTTCTACGAGCACCAGCTGCCCCCAAAACgtgcgaaaaaataaaaataagagagcGTCAACATACAATTTGGAGTCAGAATTTCTCGAGTTAGAAAAAGAAAgactacaaattttaaagaaagaggtagcaaaaaaagaagaggataGTGATgaccttcaatttttcaaaagtcttttgccatttatggcacaatttaacaattttgaaaaacttgagataagaactgacattcaaaatattatattggaTAAACTGAAGAAtacaaataaagattaa
- the LOC129938915 gene encoding 60S acidic ribosomal protein P0 has product MVRENKTAWKASYFLKVVQLFDEYPKCFIVGADNVGSRQMQNIRTSLRGKGVVLMGKNTMIRKAIRGHLENNQQLEKLLPYIKNNVGFVFTKEDLCDIRDKLLESKVRAPARAGAIAPLPVIIPAQNTGLGPEKTSFFQALSIPTKISKGTIEIINDVPILKPGDKVGASEATLLNMLNISPFSYGLIVKQVYDSGSIFSPEILDIKPEDLRAKFQQGVANLAAVCLQVGYPTIASAPHSVANGFRNLLAIAATTEVEFKEAATIKEYIKDPSKFAAAAAPAAAAAAAPAAAAKEAAKEESEEEEDDDMGFGLFD; this is encoded by the exons ATGGTTAGGGAGAACAAAACAGCCTGGAAAGCCAGCTATTTCCTTAAAGTCGtt caATTGTTCGACGAATACCCAAAATGTTTCATCGTCGGAGCCGACAACGTAGGTTCTCGCCAGATGCAAAACATCCGTACTTCCCTCCGTGGAAAGGGTGTCGTTCTCATGGGTAAGAACACCATGATCCGCAAGGCTATCCGCGGACACTTGGAGAACAACCAACAGCTCGAGAAGTTGTTGCCTTACATCAAGAACAATGTAGGTTTCGTTTTCACCAAGGAGGATTTGTGCGACATCCGTGACAAGTTGTTGGAGAGCAAAGTTCGTGCCCCAGCTCGTGCTGGTGCCATTGCCCCACTTCCCGTCATCATCCCAGCCCAGAACACCGGTTTGGGACCCGAGAAGACTTCTTTCTTCCAGGCTCTGTCCATCCCAACCAAGATTTCCAAGGGTACAATTGAAATCATCAACGATGTACCCATCTTGAAGCCTGGTGACAAGGTCGGAGCTTCCGAAGCCACTTTGCTTAACATGTTGAACATCTCTCCATTCTCATACGGTTTGATTGTGAAACAAGTTTACGACTCTGGTTCAATCTTCTCGCCCGAAATCTTGGACATCAAGCCCGAGGACTTGCGCGCCAAGTTCCAACAAGGTGTTGCCAATTTGGCTGCCGTGTGTTTGCAAGTTGGATACCCAACCATCGCATCCGCACCACACAGCGTTGCAAATGGTTTCAGGAACTTGTTGGCCATTGCTGCCACCACCGAAGTGGAATTCAAGGAAGCCGCCACCATCAAGGAGTACATCAAGGATCCAAGCAAATTCGCTGCCGCAGCCGCCCCAGCTGCTGCCGCTGCAGCTGCTCCAGCAGCCGCCGCCAAGGAAGCCGCTAAGGAGGAatccgaggaagaggaagacgACGACATGGGTTTCGGTTTGTTCGATTAA
- the LOC129938914 gene encoding uncharacterized protein LOC129938914 isoform X1 translates to MCENRTVLVVPSTFYALSHKRGTTELVSRRQIVAKPHKIIRHQMESSKNPNTKTSQFELMVQFMTSHSDLAKGYLKSPEARQKSKQLWLNLSANLNAEGPPQRDVVGWKKVWADFKVHTKAKLRKNRINISATGGGPPKYYSLNALEEKVIELLDLNQAVDGMQRSLCFGVAHETNSNSQLEDYTESVGASVVGIENADEECIFDTTVDFETSLNTQRAEKENIPRQRITPKKRQNALLENQISHQIEYQNNMFMAMREVNDNLKSIVKYKKRNYELNEKKYTLKKDKQKFAKEKFEFKKLCAIEKNKNLVLKLELKKEILKLKQQQTFNIEDC, encoded by the exons ATGTGCGAAAATCGAAcagttctagtagtgccaagTACTTTTTACGCACTTTCGCATAAACGGGGAACTACCGAACTCGTAAGTAGACGCCAAATTGTAGCAAAACCTCACAAAATTATCCGTCATCAAAT GGAATCATCAAAAAATCCGAACACGAAGACATCACAATTTGAACTAATGGTGCAATTCATGACTAGCCATTCAGATTTGGCTAAAGGATATTTAAAATCTCCCGAGGCAAGACAAAAGTCCAAACAGTTGTGGCTAAATTTATCTGCAAATTTGAATGCTGAAGGTCCTCCGCAGCGTGATGTTGTCGGTTGGAAAAAG GTTTGGGCTGATTTTAAAGTTCATACGAAAGCTAAGTTAcgaaaaaacagaataaatataTCCGCAACTGGAGGTGGTCCACctaaatattattctttgaaTGCTTTAGAAGAGAAAGTAATTGAGTTGCTAGATTTAAATCAAGCAGTTGATGGGATGCAAAGGTCTCTATGCTTCGGTGTTGCACatgaaacaaattcaaatagcCAGCTCGAAGACTATACAGAAAGTGTAGGAGCATCCGTGGTGGGCATTGAAAATGCTGATGAAGAATGTATATTTGATACTACCGTCGACTTTGAAACAAGTCTGAATACTCAGAGggctgaaaaagaaaatataccaAGACAAAGAATTACACCAAAAAAGCGACAAAATGCATTACTTGAAAATCAAATAAGCCATCAAATCGAATATCAGAACAATATGTTTATGGCTATGAGGGAAGTTAATGATAACTTAAAAAGTATTGTGAAATATAAGAAAAGAAACTATGaacttaatgaaaaaaagtacacactaaaaaaagataaacaaaaatttgcaaaagaaaagtttgagttcaaaaaattgtgtgcaatagaaaaaaacaaaaatttggtattGAAGTtagaactaaaaaaagaaattttaaaacttaagcaACAGCAAACTTTTAACATTGAAGACTGTTAA